The DNA region ATTAGCTTGGAAAAGAACGCAAGCAGCCAATAGTAGATCGGCGGATAGAACAACGGCAGGTCTTTGTAGTAATAGTCTTTGACAGCGGATACTGTGGCAAATTTCAAAATCATCGCAAGTCGAAATTTGTTGTCACCCCAATAGCTATTATCTGGAAAATCGGTCCCGTCAAATATCAGAGAAACAGTGACCACTCCATAGAGAGAAAGACACATCAGGCCCAGATACACTTTCGTCGTTGTGGAAAGCTTTGAGACCCAGACGAATATCGTGGCAAGGCAAAATGACAGCCCCCAGGCATCGAGCCACATCAAATCATAAATAAGACGATCTTCGGTGTATATCCGCAAAGGCCACGACCAAATAATTAATCCAAGGCCGAATAGAAAAAACGCGGTGAGCAGACCGGATAGCAGGCCGTGCTTTCGAATCTTGGCTTTTACGTTGGACATAGTTAGATTCATTGCAGAGCAGTTTATGCTATCGAAGCGCGCTGGTTAACGCAGAAGTTTTTCTAATGTTCCGCCTTTATTAATCTTCGTGCAGGCCGTCTCTGGCCTGCGCCAAAGAAGAATGAACTGAGTTCACTACAGCGGCTCCTCGCAAGGGTTACGCCTAACTGAACTATAGGCGCCTACCCTCCGCACGGAGAAGTCGGCAGGAGCGTTATGAAAAGATGATCGATGAGCGCTGTCAAATCCGAAATATCCACTGATTGTGAGGGATTACCGTCGACATTCGCTTTGCCAGCGCAACAAAGAGGATTCAAACTGATGAAGAGGTGGTCGATAAGCGCTGTCAAATCGGAAATATCAGTCGTTTCGCTAGTATCACAATCCACATTGCCAGTCGCAAACAAACAACAGCCTTCGCAGGCATCGCCAACACCATTGTTGTTAATATCCTCCTGGAGCGGATTTGCAACGGAATCACAGTTGTCAACAAGTCCGCATAGACCGTCACCGTCATCATCATTCACCGGGTCTGTAATACAGGCATCGCATACATCTCCCACGCCATCGTTGTCGGTGTCAAGCTGATCGGCATTTACAAAACCAGGGCAGTTGTCAAAATTTGCGCACAGACCATCACCGTCCTGATCATTGAGTGAATCTGCGGCGCAGGGATTGAGATCTACAACACTAAAGTTATCAACGCCCGCTTCGTTTGTGGAAGAAATACAGTTGTCTCTGGCTACAAACCGGACAAGAGTTTTATTGGTTATGGAAGTATGGTTCAATACCCGAAATGAAAATGTCTGCCACATGGGATTGTGGGTCGACGTGTTTTCGAGCATAAACCAGTTCTGTCCTGAATCTGATGACAATAAAACTGTCCAGGTATCTGAATTTTGGCTCGCATACCACCGTTGATATGAAATCTGCGGGTCGCTCATTTGGGTGAGGTCCATGACCGGCGAAATAAGCGTCACTGTTCCATAATCGACATCTGAGGCTTGTGCGCCATCGCCTATGAGTGCTTGGCCGGTGACATAGCATTTGGTATCGCCGCCTGCTCCAGCATCATTTTCGGGTTGCACCGGGCCGCCCGAAGATGTTCCAACCGGATCGACACGTTCCCACAGCCCTCCAACAGCCGAGTCAGCAGGGTCTTTTGTATCCCAACCCAAATCGAGCTCGAAATTGTCCTGATAGCCGACAGCCAGAGTGAGCGTGATGCTTGTGTCCGTACCACTTGAAATTGTGATAATTGAATCGATGCTTTTTCTACCCCAAGCACCGGCATAGAGGGTATATGTTCCAGCCGGAAGATGGCCAAAGCTGAAATTTCCATTTGAGTCGGCGACAATCTCCCCGCCTACATTCGGAGAAAGAGAGAGTCGAGTTGGAATACTGATGTTTGCTCCGCTTACACTACCGGCAAGCGTTCCGCCTGCCACCCGCGCGAGTAAAATTGGAAGATTATTTATGACCATCGGGGAAATAGTCTGCTGAATATTTGCCGTCTGATACCCCGCTCGTGAGATCGTAATGGTGAAAGTGCCGGGCGCAAACCCGAGTTTATATGACCCATCAGGTTTTGAGAGAACTGTTTGTCCAAGCCCTGTAACTAGGTCAGTCCATGTTATGACCGCTTCTGAAATCGGAACACTGGAAATATCATCTGCGATAATTCCTTCCACATATCCGGCGCGATTGTCGTTAAAAGTCATTGTCACCAAGCCATTGCTGATGTCCGATGTTACAATTGTCCCCGAAACAAAATAGGGATAGACATCCCAGCAGTTGCTCTGAGTGCCAGTTCCATGAAAATAAGTGTCGTTGCGTCCGACCATGACCGGAATGGTCGGGTCGGTGACATCGAATACGATCAGCCCTTTATTGTAATATGATGTAAACAGCCAGGGACCTTTAAGAAAGACATTATGGATGAATGTGCCGGTGAGCGGATATTCTGCTACATGGATCACATGTGTCGGATCCTGTACATCCCAAACATGGAGATGGCCATCGGTCAATTCATCGGTTGTGAAGAGATATTTGCCGTCGGCCGTAGTACGCATGCTGTGTGTCGTTGCCCCTCGATACGGGACAAGGCTGAGTATTGTCGGACTGCTCC from Candidatus Zixiibacteriota bacterium includes:
- a CDS encoding choice-of-anchor B family protein, yielding MTQIARVPGGLRSVWGYTDSLGREYALACAGNALKIVDVTVPASPVVVVSVPTVGNDLKEVKTTGRYAYVVNQTGALQIVDLAYLPDSAKTVATYSSPTVPGQHTIWIDGSYAYLGMNGAGIRDYRILDISDPLAPFEVSGTRHPSAVCGAFADAHDSYVVGDIAYVANLTSGFMVLDISDRSSPTILSLVPYRGATTHSMRTTADGKYLFTTDELTDGHLHVWDVQDPTHVIHVAEYPLTGTFIHNVFLKGPWLFTSYYNKGLIVFDVTDPTIPVMVGRNDTYFHGTGTQSNCWDVYPYFVSGTIVTSDISNGLVTMTFNDNRAGYVEGIIADDISSVPISEAVITWTDLVTGLGQTVLSKPDGSYKLGFAPGTFTITISRAGYQTANIQQTISPMVINNLPILLARVAGGTLAGSVSGANISIPTRLSLSPNVGGEIVADSNGNFSFGHLPAGTYTLYAGAWGRKSIDSIITISSGTDTSITLTLAVGYQDNFELDLGWDTKDPADSAVGGLWERVDPVGTSSGGPVQPENDAGAGGDTKCYVTGQALIGDGAQASDVDYGTVTLISPVMDLTQMSDPQISYQRWYASQNSDTWTVLLSSDSGQNWFMLENTSTHNPMWQTFSFRVLNHTSITNKTLVRFVARDNCISSTNEAGVDNFSVVDLNPCAADSLNDQDGDGLCANFDNCPGFVNADQLDTDNDGVGDVCDACITDPVNDDDGDGLCGLVDNCDSVANPLQEDINNNGVGDACEGCCLFATGNVDCDTSETTDISDLTALIDHLFISLNPLCCAGKANVDGNPSQSVDISDLTALIDHLFITLLPTSPCGG